A stretch of the Candidatus Jettenia sp. AMX2 genome encodes the following:
- a CDS encoding acyl-CoA dehydratase activase, translating to MSQKKYIGLDIGSVSVKAVLINEKKEIIEDHYVRSHGQPVETFILVLRDIFNRIHIDDIDGIAVTGSGGKLISELLNIAFINEVVAHSKATTTLHPDARTIIEIGGEDSKLMLIEHDAATQQTKVSDFSMNTMCAAGTGSFLDQQAARLDIAIEKEFGELAVKSKNPPRIAGRCSVFAKTDMIHLQQEGTPVQDIVAGLCYAMARNFRSNIGKGKEFFKPIVFQGGVAANAGMIKAFEDILELKPDELIIPKYFKVMGAIGTVFTLIDKGIHSPFRGFKEVEDYLRNRSAKPSNLKPLKSDNYKITVETLSIAEDEKVEAYIGIDVGSISTNVVVIDKHKNVLARRYLMTAGRPLEAVKQGLYEVGLEVGGKVIVCGAGTTGSGRYLTGDFIGADIVKNEITTHATAAASVDKQVDTIFEIGGQDSKFVRLENGAIVDFAMNKVCAAGTGSFLEEQAEKLNTDIKGEFSKHALSSCCPSHLGERCTVFMESDLNHHQQRGTSKEDLLAGLSYSVVLNFINRVVEDRKIGDTIFFQGGVAANRGVKAAFEKVTGKNIIVPPHHDIMGAIGSAIIAMEERTWEKSRFKGFDLRNKRYELSAFVCKDCSNICEIRKVTIEGESPLHYGSRCGKFDDEKSLKKGKHLPRLFRERKEALFNTYKKNKPDHPNGKKIGIPQVCTFYDIYPLWKAFFTELGFEVITSSDTNKDLVYNGVEVITAETCFPIKVAHGHVIDIMDRDIDYLFLPSVVNLTHASPTFVHSYACPYVQCIPYLINSAIDFKGKNFKVLSPVIHFEYGNDYLNKSLRQIAKDLGRTGKVVDTAIQIAHETQQTFQKTLENRGREILEKLGEDEKAFVLISRSYNGCDTGMNLGLPEKLRDLGVITIPLDFLTLDIAAIASDYPNMYWKTGQRFLAAARLIAKDKRLYPLYITNFGCGPDSFITKYFSKELAGKPCLTIEIDEHSSDVGAITRCEAFIDSLKNVKPPSGSKKLSKEIPFRALTERRKRTLYIPYMCDHGRLVAAAMRVNGVMAKAMPMADKQSIDIGRKFTSGKECYPAIVTTGDIVRKALSPDFNPETSAFFMATASGPCRFGQYHKFHRMVLDEIGFSHVPLYTMDQEENYNEDTRNLGTRFRKLAWNGIVYTDLLQKLQRETRPYELQKGETDATYEMYMKKGEKALENQEDLVGIAKSAREAFANIKVDKSKPRPLIGIIGETYVRYNEFASNFLLRNIERLGGEAFIPPFSEWINYIAHCRRESCLFEKDYKGFFGEFISDIVQQHDARRLTNVFKGRIKHFLKDPPTKEIIRKAKPYLDDSYKGEPILSMGKAVEYAEEGYDGIINVIPFHCMPGTIVNGILEKFQKEHNGIPCLKLSFDGQEQSNEETRLEAFIHQAYQRMESRLHLKKQGRTGHAKKIFFTSSHSQNEGAGVKGAMEKEVFNER from the coding sequence ATGTCCCAAAAAAAATATATTGGTTTGGATATTGGCTCGGTTAGTGTAAAAGCAGTATTAATTAATGAAAAAAAAGAAATTATCGAAGACCACTATGTCCGGTCACATGGCCAACCGGTAGAAACATTCATTCTGGTATTAAGAGACATATTTAACAGAATCCACATTGACGATATCGATGGCATCGCCGTTACGGGGTCTGGCGGTAAACTCATATCTGAATTACTGAATATTGCATTCATTAATGAGGTGGTAGCGCATAGCAAGGCAACCACAACCCTGCATCCCGATGCACGCACCATTATTGAAATCGGCGGAGAAGACTCAAAGCTCATGCTTATTGAGCATGATGCTGCAACACAACAGACAAAAGTCTCAGACTTCTCGATGAACACTATGTGTGCCGCAGGCACAGGTTCATTCCTGGACCAGCAGGCGGCAAGGCTTGATATTGCTATTGAAAAAGAGTTCGGAGAGCTGGCAGTAAAATCGAAAAATCCTCCCCGGATAGCCGGGCGCTGCAGCGTGTTTGCGAAGACGGACATGATTCATTTGCAGCAGGAAGGCACACCGGTGCAAGACATTGTAGCCGGCCTGTGTTATGCCATGGCCAGGAATTTCAGAAGCAATATCGGGAAGGGAAAAGAATTCTTTAAACCTATTGTTTTCCAGGGCGGTGTTGCAGCAAACGCCGGCATGATCAAAGCCTTCGAAGACATCCTGGAACTTAAGCCAGACGAACTCATTATTCCAAAATATTTCAAAGTAATGGGTGCAATCGGTACCGTATTTACCCTTATAGACAAAGGCATTCATTCTCCTTTCCGCGGATTCAAAGAGGTCGAAGACTATCTGAGAAACCGTAGTGCCAAACCATCGAATCTGAAACCGCTCAAGTCTGACAATTATAAAATAACCGTGGAAACCCTGAGTATTGCTGAGGATGAAAAGGTTGAAGCGTACATCGGCATCGATGTCGGATCGATTAGTACGAACGTTGTAGTTATCGACAAACACAAAAACGTCCTGGCAAGGCGATATCTCATGACCGCCGGAAGACCGCTAGAGGCTGTAAAACAAGGGCTATATGAAGTGGGCTTGGAGGTAGGAGGCAAGGTAATTGTCTGTGGTGCGGGTACTACTGGATCCGGACGATATTTAACCGGAGATTTTATTGGTGCTGATATTGTAAAGAATGAAATTACAACCCATGCTACAGCTGCTGCCAGTGTAGACAAACAGGTAGACACGATTTTTGAAATCGGTGGACAAGACTCAAAATTTGTACGGCTGGAGAATGGCGCAATCGTTGACTTTGCCATGAATAAGGTTTGTGCAGCCGGAACCGGTTCTTTTTTAGAAGAACAAGCTGAAAAGCTTAACACAGACATTAAGGGAGAATTCAGCAAGCATGCGCTCTCCTCATGCTGCCCCTCTCATCTTGGAGAACGCTGTACGGTTTTTATGGAATCAGACCTTAACCACCATCAACAGCGGGGGACGTCAAAAGAAGACTTACTGGCTGGCCTTAGCTATTCCGTAGTACTGAATTTTATTAACAGGGTTGTTGAAGATAGAAAGATCGGAGATACTATATTCTTTCAGGGAGGGGTTGCTGCCAACCGTGGTGTGAAAGCAGCATTTGAAAAAGTAACAGGCAAAAACATCATTGTACCTCCGCACCATGACATTATGGGCGCTATTGGTTCTGCTATTATTGCAATGGAAGAAAGAACATGGGAAAAATCACGATTTAAGGGATTCGACCTCCGCAATAAACGATATGAATTATCTGCATTTGTCTGCAAGGATTGTTCAAATATCTGTGAAATCAGAAAAGTCACCATAGAAGGGGAGTCTCCGCTTCACTATGGAAGCCGCTGTGGTAAATTTGATGATGAAAAGTCTTTGAAAAAAGGCAAACATCTGCCTAGGCTTTTTCGTGAAAGAAAAGAAGCACTCTTCAATACGTATAAGAAGAATAAACCCGACCATCCGAACGGGAAAAAAATCGGCATACCACAAGTATGTACCTTTTACGATATCTATCCTTTATGGAAGGCTTTTTTCACAGAATTGGGTTTTGAAGTTATCACCTCCAGTGATACAAACAAGGATCTTGTGTATAATGGAGTAGAAGTGATTACAGCGGAAACATGTTTTCCTATTAAGGTTGCACACGGACATGTCATAGACATTATGGACAGGGATATCGATTACCTGTTTTTGCCAAGCGTCGTGAATCTCACACATGCCAGTCCAACATTTGTTCACTCGTACGCATGTCCTTACGTACAATGCATTCCCTATCTTATTAATTCAGCCATCGACTTTAAAGGAAAGAATTTTAAGGTCTTGTCTCCCGTCATTCATTTTGAATACGGGAATGATTATCTGAACAAGTCATTACGTCAAATCGCAAAAGATCTGGGAAGAACAGGGAAAGTCGTTGACACGGCTATTCAGATAGCACATGAAACACAACAGACCTTTCAGAAAACCCTAGAAAACAGAGGAAGAGAGATTCTTGAGAAGCTTGGAGAAGATGAAAAGGCATTCGTGCTGATAAGCCGCTCCTATAACGGATGCGATACTGGAATGAATTTAGGTCTTCCGGAAAAATTACGTGACCTCGGAGTTATAACAATACCTCTCGATTTCTTGACGCTGGATATAGCGGCCATAGCCAGTGACTATCCGAATATGTACTGGAAGACGGGACAAAGATTTCTTGCAGCAGCCCGGTTGATAGCGAAGGATAAGAGGCTCTACCCTCTCTATATTACGAATTTTGGATGCGGTCCCGATTCATTTATCACAAAGTATTTTTCCAAGGAGTTAGCAGGTAAACCATGCCTGACTATAGAGATCGACGAACACAGTTCGGATGTAGGAGCAATAACCCGCTGTGAGGCATTTATCGATAGTTTGAAAAATGTAAAACCTCCCTCCGGCAGCAAAAAGCTCAGCAAAGAGATCCCATTCCGTGCACTTACAGAAAGAAGAAAACGTACCCTCTATATACCGTATATGTGTGATCACGGCAGGCTGGTTGCCGCTGCAATGCGGGTAAATGGGGTTATGGCGAAAGCCATGCCTATGGCAGACAAGCAGTCTATTGATATCGGAAGGAAGTTTACTTCAGGAAAAGAATGCTATCCTGCAATCGTAACAACGGGAGACATTGTACGGAAAGCTTTAAGCCCTGATTTTAATCCGGAAACAAGCGCCTTTTTCATGGCTACGGCATCCGGACCCTGCAGGTTTGGTCAGTACCATAAATTCCATCGCATGGTACTGGATGAAATCGGATTCTCCCATGTGCCTCTTTATACCATGGATCAGGAAGAAAATTACAACGAAGACACCAGGAATCTGGGAACCCGTTTTCGTAAATTAGCTTGGAACGGCATTGTGTATACGGACCTCTTGCAAAAACTGCAAAGAGAAACAAGACCCTATGAATTACAAAAAGGGGAAACGGACGCAACTTATGAAATGTATATGAAAAAGGGGGAGAAAGCACTCGAAAACCAGGAAGATTTGGTTGGAATTGCAAAAAGTGCACGTGAGGCATTTGCAAACATAAAAGTTGACAAAAGCAAACCAAGGCCATTAATAGGTATAATCGGAGAGACCTATGTCCGATACAACGAATTCGCCTCCAATTTTCTTCTCAGAAATATTGAACGCCTGGGCGGAGAAGCGTTTATTCCTCCGTTCTCAGAATGGATCAATTACATAGCGCACTGCCGAAGGGAATCCTGCCTCTTCGAAAAGGATTACAAGGGCTTTTTTGGTGAATTTATCTCAGATATTGTTCAGCAACACGATGCCCGGAGACTCACCAACGTATTCAAAGGTAGAATAAAACATTTCCTGAAAGACCCGCCCACAAAGGAAATCATCAGGAAAGCAAAACCATATTTAGATGATTCATACAAGGGAGAACCGATTCTCAGCATGGGAAAGGCGGTTGAATATGCCGAAGAGGGATATGATGGAATAATAAACGTTATACCATTCCACTGCATGCCGGGAACAATTGTAAATGGCATACTGGAAAAATTTCAGAAAGAACACAACGGCATACCATGCCTGAAATTATCTTTTGATGGTCAGGAACAGAGTAACGAGGAAACCCGTTTAGAGGCATTTATACACCAGGCCTACCAAAGAATGGAAAGCAGACTGCATCTGAAAAAACAGGGAAGAACAGGACATGCTAAAAAAATATTTTTTACCTCTTCTCATTCACAGAACGAAGGAGCGGGAGTAAAAGGAGCCATGGAGAAAGAGGTTTTTAATGAAAGGTAA
- the leuC gene encoding 3-isopropylmalate dehydratase large subunit gives MGMTITEKIIAAHTDVKIVHPGQFVYANVDICLGNDITAPIAIEEFEKAGIEKVFDPEKIVLVPDHFTPNKDIKSAQQSKTLRVFAEKHHLKYYFEIGRMGIEHALLPEKGIVVAGDLVIGADSHTCTYGALGAFSTGVGSTDLAACFATGKVWLRVPESIKFIFHGTVKNWTSGKDLILYTIGKIGVDGALYKAMEFAGEAITRLPMDDRFSICNMAIEAGAKSGIIAPDKITEEYMKGRGEKKYALYQSDPDCNYTKTYEFNASGISPQVALPSLPENSRDVESVAGIKIDQIVVGSCTNGRISDLRTTARILKGRKVHPSIRLIIIPATQDIYMQALREGLVETFIEAEAVVSTPTCGPCLGGHMGILAEGERALSTTNRNFVGRMGHPRSEIYLCGPAVAAASAITGVITPPDEVVEKAFSE, from the coding sequence ATGGGAATGACAATCACAGAGAAAATTATTGCTGCACACACGGATGTTAAAATTGTCCATCCCGGGCAATTTGTTTATGCAAACGTAGATATATGCCTGGGAAATGATATAACTGCCCCTATAGCCATTGAAGAATTCGAAAAGGCAGGAATTGAAAAGGTCTTTGATCCGGAAAAGATTGTCCTGGTTCCTGATCACTTCACGCCAAATAAAGATATTAAATCAGCCCAGCAATCAAAAACCCTTCGCGTCTTTGCAGAAAAACATCACCTGAAATATTATTTTGAAATCGGACGGATGGGAATAGAACATGCTTTACTTCCGGAAAAAGGAATTGTCGTTGCCGGGGACCTTGTCATAGGCGCTGATTCTCATACCTGTACCTACGGCGCCCTGGGAGCGTTTTCTACAGGCGTAGGAAGCACAGACCTTGCTGCTTGTTTTGCAACGGGCAAGGTATGGTTAAGGGTACCGGAATCAATTAAATTCATCTTTCATGGAACGGTAAAAAACTGGACATCAGGTAAAGACTTAATCCTCTATACAATCGGGAAAATAGGAGTAGATGGTGCCTTGTATAAGGCAATGGAGTTTGCCGGAGAGGCAATTACCCGGTTACCTATGGATGATCGCTTCAGTATATGTAATATGGCGATTGAGGCAGGGGCAAAAAGCGGAATTATTGCTCCCGATAAAATTACAGAAGAATACATGAAGGGCAGGGGAGAAAAAAAGTATGCACTATACCAAAGTGATCCCGACTGTAATTACACCAAAACATATGAATTTAATGCCAGCGGAATTTCCCCCCAGGTTGCACTCCCCAGCTTACCTGAAAACTCAAGAGATGTAGAGAGCGTAGCTGGTATAAAGATCGATCAGATCGTTGTTGGCTCCTGCACCAACGGAAGAATTTCTGATCTTCGGACAACCGCCAGAATTCTCAAGGGAAGGAAAGTCCATCCCTCTATCCGCCTTATTATTATACCAGCAACACAGGATATTTATATGCAGGCATTAAGAGAGGGTCTGGTCGAGACGTTTATTGAAGCAGAGGCTGTAGTTTCAACCCCCACCTGCGGTCCTTGTTTAGGAGGGCACATGGGAATCCTGGCCGAAGGAGAGCGTGCGTTATCAACGACCAATCGTAACTTCGTTGGCCGTATGGGGCACCCCAGGAGTGAAATATATCTTTGCGGCCCTGCTGTGGCGGCTGCATCTGCTATTACGGGGGTTATTACACCACCAGATGAGGTGGTTGAGAAAGCATTTTCGGAATAG